A DNA window from Phaenicophaeus curvirostris isolate KB17595 chromosome 11, BPBGC_Pcur_1.0, whole genome shotgun sequence contains the following coding sequences:
- the KCTD6 gene encoding BTB/POZ domain-containing protein KCTD6, with protein sequence MDNGDWGYMMTDPVTLNVGGHMYTTSLTTLTRYPDSMLGAMFRGDFPTARDSQGNYFIDRDGPLFRYVLNFLRTSELTLPLDFKEFDLLRKEADFYQIEPLIQCLNDPKPLYPVDTFEEVVELSSTRKLSKYSNPVAVIITQLTITTKVHSLLEGISNHFTKWNKHMMDTRDCQVSFTFGPCDYHQEVSLRVHLMEYITKQGFTIRNTRVHHMSERANENTVEHNWTFCRLARKTDD encoded by the exons ATGGATAATGGAGACTGGGGATATATG ATGACTGATCCAGTCACGCTAAATGTGGGTGGACACATGTATACGACCTCCCTCACAACTCTAACGAGATATCCTGACTCAATGCTTGGGGCCATGTTCAGGGGAGACTTCCCCACTGCCAGGGACTCTCAGGGCAATTACTTTATTGACAGAGATGGACCACTTTTCCGTTATGTTCTTAACTTTTTAAGGACCTCAGAGCTCACTTTGCCACTGGACTTCAAGGAGTTTGACCTACTTCGTAAGGAGGCGGACTTCTATCAGATTGAACCACTAATTCAGTGTCTTAATGACCCCAAGCCGCTGTATCCTGTGGATACCTttgaggaggtggtggagctgTCCAGCACCCGCAAGCTTTCCAAGTACTCCAACCCAGTGGCTGTAATCATCACGCAGCTCACGATCACAACAAAAGTCCATTCATTACTGGAAGGCATTTCAAACCACTTCACGAAGTGGAATAAGCATATGATGGACACCAGGGACTGCCAGGTTTCCTTCACTTTTGGGCCGTGCGATTATCACCAGGAAGTGTCGCTCAGAGTCCATCTGATGGAGTACATCACGAAGCAAGGCTTCACGATTAGGAATACCAGAGTTCATCATATGAGCGAGCGTGCCAATGAAAACACAGTGGAGCACAACTGGACTTTCTGTAGACTGGCACGGAAAACAGATGACTGA